The Bacteroidota bacterium genomic interval ACGGTGGCGGCGCCCCTGGCCCCACATGAGCTTGCTGCGGAGCGTCTTGAAATAGGTTTGCCCCGGCAGCGTGACGAGGCGCGCGACATAGTCGGCCTTCCGAATCGACATGCGGAGCCCGTCGGTGCCGGGGCGCTCGGTTTGTCCGTCGGCCGCCACCACATAGCCGCCCCCCCGAGCGCTCACTTCGAGCTCGATCTGGCACGAGTCGGGCAGGATGATGGGGCGGGCGGTGAGCGTGTGCGCGGCGATAGGCGTCAGCACGACGACCCCCGAGCCGGGCGTGATGATCGGACCGCCCGCGGAGAGCGAGTAGGCCGTCGACCCCGTGGGCGTGGCGACGATGAGGCCGTCGGCCCAGTAGGTGTTGAGATACAGGTCGTCCACCGTAGCCTCCACCTCGATCATGCTCGTCGAGCCCGACTTGTCGATCACGAAGTCGTTCATCGCTACGAACGTCTCCGTGGGGCCGTCGGTGTGGTGGAGGGTAGCTTCGAGAAGAAGCCGCTCCTCCGTGTCGAAGCGCCCGGCTTCGATCTGGACGAGGGCGTCGGTGAGGTCATTGACTTCGACCTTTGCCAGGAAGCCAAGGCGCCCGATGTTGACGCCCAGGATTGGCGTGGCAGCGCTGCCTACATCGGCCACGGAGCGGAGCATCGTCCCATCGCCGCCGAACGAGAGGACGAGGTCGCAGTGCCGGGCGAGGTCGGAAACGGCCTCACGGCGGCACGTCGCGGTATCGACCAATGAACGGCGATCCAACCCTTCCGCGATGTGCGTGTCCAGGCAGTAGCCCAGGTCGCGTTCGTCCAACCAACCGAGCAGGTCGGCCACGGCAGGCCAAAGCTCGTCCTTGTAGGGGTTGCCGGTGATGCCGTAGGTCATGAGGGGCGCAGAAGAGGGGACGGGCGCCAGAAACATACGCGCGCCGGGTAAGGGCCTGACGGTTGAGCGCGACTAGCGACGGGTGACCAGCGAATAGAGTCAGCTAGGCCTTGACTCTTTGCTGCTTGTCTGGCACCTTCCAGTCGCTCTACACTCGTCCTTCGTCGCTCCACGCTCCCATGCACCTCGTCATCGTTGGCAACGGCATCGCCGGGATCACGGCCGCGCGGCACGTCCGCAAGCTCGACGCCAGCGCGCGCATCACCGTCGTCTCGGACGAGAGCGATCACCCGTACTCGCGCACGGCGCTGATGTACCTCTACATGGGCGACCTCCAGTTCGCGCA includes:
- a CDS encoding NAD(+)/NADH kinase, whose translation is MTYGITGNPYKDELWPAVADLLGWLDERDLGYCLDTHIAEGLDRRSLVDTATCRREAVSDLARHCDLVLSFGGDGTMLRSVADVGSAATPILGVNIGRLGFLAKVEVNDLTDALVQIEAGRFDTEERLLLEATLHHTDGPTETFVAMNDFVIDKSGSTSMIEVEATVDDLYLNTYWADGLIVATPTGSTAYSLSAGGPIITPGSGVVVLTPIAAHTLTARPIILPDSCQIELEVSARGGGYVVAADGQTERPGTDGLRMSIRKADYVARLVTLPGQTYFKTLRSKLMWGQGRRHRGGSTRD